One segment of Carya illinoinensis cultivar Pawnee chromosome 13, C.illinoinensisPawnee_v1, whole genome shotgun sequence DNA contains the following:
- the LOC122293005 gene encoding cytochrome b561 and DOMON domain-containing protein At3g07570 isoform X2 — MKASLLFIIFLIALDIYGLSSSLVNSQTESCSSNINLNGSVSFNTTSLHCLSVWDSQGFILRYSQTASNLWSFVLSAPDTTSYIAMGFSTNGAMVGSSAIVGWVSSDGAGVVKQYHLGGTSPRLVVPDQGNLKVVSNSTAIISQSLRLYMAFQLETDNDQQPQSRQLYSVGRTGVFPSAPNYVLSEHQVKVSTSINYVTGQSTSSGGPYVKLRRSHGVLNMIGWGILMIIGAIVARYFKQKDPTWFYLHTSIQLLGFVLGIIGIVCGFILKNRLNAHVSTHKGIGIFILVLGCLQVMAFLARPNKEAKLRKYWNWYHQNVGRILIIFTIANIFYGIHLGGEGRGWSAGYGVVLCVLFITIVVLELRSWIRK, encoded by the exons ATGAAGGCATCTTTgcttttcatcatcttcttgaTCGCCTTAGACATCTATGGCTTATCATCATCCCTTGTGAATTCACAAACAGAATCCTGCAGCTCAAACATAAACCTCAATGGTTCGGTGTCTTTCAACACTACTTCCCTCCATTGTCTCTCTGTTTGGGATTCTCAAGGTTTCATCCTCAGA TATTCGCAGACAGCATCTAACCTATGGAGCTTCGTTCTTTCGGCTCCAGACACAACCTCTTACATAGCCATGGGGTTCTCGACCAACGGCGCCATGGTTGGATCCAGTGCAATCGTGGGTTGGGTCTCGTCGGACGGTGCCGGAGTGGTTAAGCAATATCATCTGGGTGGAACTTCGCCGAGGCTTGTGGTGCCTGATCAGGGCAACTTAAAGGTTGTCAGCAACTCAACCGCTATCATCTCCCAATCCTTGCGTCTGTACATGGCCTTCCAGTTGGAAACCGATAACGATCAGCAGCCGCAGTCTCGGCAGCTGTACTCGGTCGGACGGACAGGAGTGTTTCCCTCGGCGCCGAACTATGTCTTGTCCGAGCACCAAGTGAAGGTCTCCACGTCCATAAACTATGTAACAG GTCAAAGCACTTCATCGGGAGGCCCATATGTAAAGCTAAGGAGGAGCCATGGAGTACTGAATATGATAGGATGGGGCATTCTGATGATAATTGGAGCAATAGTTGCTCGTTACTTTAAGCAAAAAGACCCAACTTGGTTCTATCTTCATACCTCAATTCAATTACTCGGATTTGTGCTTGGAATTATAGGAATAGTGTGTGGATTCATCTTGAAAAATCGTCTTAATGCCCATGTCAGTACCCATAAGGGTATTGGGATCTTCATTCTTGTTCTTGGCTGCCTCCAG GTAATGGCCTTTTTGGCTCGACCAAACAAGGAGGCAAAACTACGCAAGTACTGGAATTGGTATCATCAGAACGTGGGGAGAATTCTAATTATTTTCACAATTGCAAACATCTTCTATGGGATCCATTTAGGTGGAGAAGGAAGGGGTTGGAGTGCTGGCTATGGAGTTGTTCTTTGTGTCTTGTTCATCACTATTGTTGTTCTTGAGTTAAGAAGTTGGATTAGGAAGTAA
- the LOC122293006 gene encoding uncharacterized protein LOC122293006 isoform X2 — protein sequence MQMAMMLGRGGGGAIGVSSFPSSSSCSSSSSSSSCFMQNAKPTSLSTLPLVCKFVTYHKDIIACSTLQESSTSTVTAETKEVKTAPKQAPAKAKPPAKAPVKPLPQMMEEDVIPSLKAIFEAQDDISELELSFHDNRLEGSFLKEGKPYYFWAFFPSGVLTGPKGFSLSSYGSEASTVEPFLIDEKKITANHVVFWVEKRLAAQGIIPVWKDQ from the exons ATGCAAATGGCAATGATGCtgggaagaggaggaggaggagcaaTTGGGGTTTCAAGCTTTCCATCTTCGTCTtcatgttcttcttcttcttcctcctcctcatgTTTCATGCAAAATGCCAAGCCTACCTCGTTATCCACCCTCCCTTTG GTATGTAAATTTGTAACCTATCACAAAGACATCATCGCCTGCTCTACTCTGCAAGAATCATCTACTTCTACAG TGACTGCAGAAACAAAGGAGGTGAAGACAGCCCCAAAACAAGCTCCAGCAAAGGCCAAACCTCCAGCAAAAGCTCCGGTCAAGCCTCTTCCTCAGATGATGGAGGAAGATGTCATCCCTTCACTGAAAGCCATATTCGAAGCTCAAGATGATATTTCTGAACTTGAACTATCTTTCCATGACAACAGG TTGGAAGGTTCCTTTCTAAAGGAGGGCAAGCCTTATTACTTTTGGGCATTCTTCCCTAGTGGAGTCCTCACAG GTCCAAAAGGGTTTTCTCTGTCATCCTATGGCTCGGAAGCAAGCACAGTTGAGCCCTTTCTCATTGATGAGAAGAAAATTACAGCGAACCACGTTGTCTTTTGGGTTGAAAAACGTTTGGCAGCCCAAGGAATCATTCCTGTGTGGAAAGATCAATAA
- the LOC122293005 gene encoding cytochrome b561 and DOMON domain-containing protein At3g07570 isoform X1: MFSQVGTHLLLLLIKLVQYCKQVDAKRAMLVSTSHVNHFSLRQHFQLLPESCSSNINLNGSVSFNTTSLHCLSVWDSQGFILRYSQTASNLWSFVLSAPDTTSYIAMGFSTNGAMVGSSAIVGWVSSDGAGVVKQYHLGGTSPRLVVPDQGNLKVVSNSTAIISQSLRLYMAFQLETDNDQQPQSRQLYSVGRTGVFPSAPNYVLSEHQVKVSTSINYVTGQSTSSGGPYVKLRRSHGVLNMIGWGILMIIGAIVARYFKQKDPTWFYLHTSIQLLGFVLGIIGIVCGFILKNRLNAHVSTHKGIGIFILVLGCLQVMAFLARPNKEAKLRKYWNWYHQNVGRILIIFTIANIFYGIHLGGEGRGWSAGYGVVLCVLFITIVVLELRSWIRK; encoded by the exons ATGTTCAGCCAGGTAGGAACTCACCTACTCCTTTTACTAATAAAATTGGTGCAATATTGTAAGCAGGTTGATGCCAAACGTGCCATGTTAGTTAGCACTTCCCACGtcaatcatttttcattaaGGCAACATTTTCAACTTCTTCCAG AATCCTGCAGCTCAAACATAAACCTCAATGGTTCGGTGTCTTTCAACACTACTTCCCTCCATTGTCTCTCTGTTTGGGATTCTCAAGGTTTCATCCTCAGA TATTCGCAGACAGCATCTAACCTATGGAGCTTCGTTCTTTCGGCTCCAGACACAACCTCTTACATAGCCATGGGGTTCTCGACCAACGGCGCCATGGTTGGATCCAGTGCAATCGTGGGTTGGGTCTCGTCGGACGGTGCCGGAGTGGTTAAGCAATATCATCTGGGTGGAACTTCGCCGAGGCTTGTGGTGCCTGATCAGGGCAACTTAAAGGTTGTCAGCAACTCAACCGCTATCATCTCCCAATCCTTGCGTCTGTACATGGCCTTCCAGTTGGAAACCGATAACGATCAGCAGCCGCAGTCTCGGCAGCTGTACTCGGTCGGACGGACAGGAGTGTTTCCCTCGGCGCCGAACTATGTCTTGTCCGAGCACCAAGTGAAGGTCTCCACGTCCATAAACTATGTAACAG GTCAAAGCACTTCATCGGGAGGCCCATATGTAAAGCTAAGGAGGAGCCATGGAGTACTGAATATGATAGGATGGGGCATTCTGATGATAATTGGAGCAATAGTTGCTCGTTACTTTAAGCAAAAAGACCCAACTTGGTTCTATCTTCATACCTCAATTCAATTACTCGGATTTGTGCTTGGAATTATAGGAATAGTGTGTGGATTCATCTTGAAAAATCGTCTTAATGCCCATGTCAGTACCCATAAGGGTATTGGGATCTTCATTCTTGTTCTTGGCTGCCTCCAG GTAATGGCCTTTTTGGCTCGACCAAACAAGGAGGCAAAACTACGCAAGTACTGGAATTGGTATCATCAGAACGTGGGGAGAATTCTAATTATTTTCACAATTGCAAACATCTTCTATGGGATCCATTTAGGTGGAGAAGGAAGGGGTTGGAGTGCTGGCTATGGAGTTGTTCTTTGTGTCTTGTTCATCACTATTGTTGTTCTTGAGTTAAGAAGTTGGATTAGGAAGTAA
- the LOC122293006 gene encoding uncharacterized protein LOC122293006 isoform X6, whose amino-acid sequence MITFEDTTLQSFTATLELKVCKFVTYHKDIIACSTLQESSTSTETKEVKTAPKQAPAKAKPPAKAPVKPLPQMMEEDVIPSLKAIFEAQDDISELELSFHDNRLEGSFLKEGKPYYFWAFFPSGVLTGPKGFSLSSYGSEASTVEPFLIDEKKITANHVVFWVEKRLAAQGIIPVWKDQ is encoded by the exons ATGATTACATTTGAAGACACAACACTACAGAGCTTCACGGCAACTCTAGAACTG AAGGTATGTAAATTTGTAACCTATCACAAAGACATCATCGCCTGCTCTACTCTGCAAGAATCATCTACTTCTACAG AAACAAAGGAGGTGAAGACAGCCCCAAAACAAGCTCCAGCAAAGGCCAAACCTCCAGCAAAAGCTCCGGTCAAGCCTCTTCCTCAGATGATGGAGGAAGATGTCATCCCTTCACTGAAAGCCATATTCGAAGCTCAAGATGATATTTCTGAACTTGAACTATCTTTCCATGACAACAGG TTGGAAGGTTCCTTTCTAAAGGAGGGCAAGCCTTATTACTTTTGGGCATTCTTCCCTAGTGGAGTCCTCACAG GTCCAAAAGGGTTTTCTCTGTCATCCTATGGCTCGGAAGCAAGCACAGTTGAGCCCTTTCTCATTGATGAGAAGAAAATTACAGCGAACCACGTTGTCTTTTGGGTTGAAAAACGTTTGGCAGCCCAAGGAATCATTCCTGTGTGGAAAGATCAATAA
- the LOC122293006 gene encoding uncharacterized protein LOC122293006 isoform X1, whose translation MQMAMMLGRGGGGAIGVSSFPSSSSCSSSSSSSSCFMQNAKPTSLSTLPLKVCKFVTYHKDIIACSTLQESSTSTVTAETKEVKTAPKQAPAKAKPPAKAPVKPLPQMMEEDVIPSLKAIFEAQDDISELELSFHDNRLEGSFLKEGKPYYFWAFFPSGVLTGPKGFSLSSYGSEASTVEPFLIDEKKITANHVVFWVEKRLAAQGIIPVWKDQ comes from the exons ATGCAAATGGCAATGATGCtgggaagaggaggaggaggagcaaTTGGGGTTTCAAGCTTTCCATCTTCGTCTtcatgttcttcttcttcttcctcctcctcatgTTTCATGCAAAATGCCAAGCCTACCTCGTTATCCACCCTCCCTTTG AAGGTATGTAAATTTGTAACCTATCACAAAGACATCATCGCCTGCTCTACTCTGCAAGAATCATCTACTTCTACAG TGACTGCAGAAACAAAGGAGGTGAAGACAGCCCCAAAACAAGCTCCAGCAAAGGCCAAACCTCCAGCAAAAGCTCCGGTCAAGCCTCTTCCTCAGATGATGGAGGAAGATGTCATCCCTTCACTGAAAGCCATATTCGAAGCTCAAGATGATATTTCTGAACTTGAACTATCTTTCCATGACAACAGG TTGGAAGGTTCCTTTCTAAAGGAGGGCAAGCCTTATTACTTTTGGGCATTCTTCCCTAGTGGAGTCCTCACAG GTCCAAAAGGGTTTTCTCTGTCATCCTATGGCTCGGAAGCAAGCACAGTTGAGCCCTTTCTCATTGATGAGAAGAAAATTACAGCGAACCACGTTGTCTTTTGGGTTGAAAAACGTTTGGCAGCCCAAGGAATCATTCCTGTGTGGAAAGATCAATAA
- the LOC122293006 gene encoding uncharacterized protein LOC122293006 isoform X4, whose product MQMAMMLGRGGGGAIGVSSFPSSSSCSSSSSSSSCFMQNAKPTSLSTLPLVCKFVTYHKDIIACSTLQESSTSTETKEVKTAPKQAPAKAKPPAKAPVKPLPQMMEEDVIPSLKAIFEAQDDISELELSFHDNRLEGSFLKEGKPYYFWAFFPSGVLTGPKGFSLSSYGSEASTVEPFLIDEKKITANHVVFWVEKRLAAQGIIPVWKDQ is encoded by the exons ATGCAAATGGCAATGATGCtgggaagaggaggaggaggagcaaTTGGGGTTTCAAGCTTTCCATCTTCGTCTtcatgttcttcttcttcttcctcctcctcatgTTTCATGCAAAATGCCAAGCCTACCTCGTTATCCACCCTCCCTTTG GTATGTAAATTTGTAACCTATCACAAAGACATCATCGCCTGCTCTACTCTGCAAGAATCATCTACTTCTACAG AAACAAAGGAGGTGAAGACAGCCCCAAAACAAGCTCCAGCAAAGGCCAAACCTCCAGCAAAAGCTCCGGTCAAGCCTCTTCCTCAGATGATGGAGGAAGATGTCATCCCTTCACTGAAAGCCATATTCGAAGCTCAAGATGATATTTCTGAACTTGAACTATCTTTCCATGACAACAGG TTGGAAGGTTCCTTTCTAAAGGAGGGCAAGCCTTATTACTTTTGGGCATTCTTCCCTAGTGGAGTCCTCACAG GTCCAAAAGGGTTTTCTCTGTCATCCTATGGCTCGGAAGCAAGCACAGTTGAGCCCTTTCTCATTGATGAGAAGAAAATTACAGCGAACCACGTTGTCTTTTGGGTTGAAAAACGTTTGGCAGCCCAAGGAATCATTCCTGTGTGGAAAGATCAATAA
- the LOC122293006 gene encoding uncharacterized protein LOC122293006 isoform X5, with protein sequence MITFEDTTLQSFTATLELKVCKFVTYHKDIIACSTLQESSTSTVTAETKEVKTAPKQAPAKAKPPAKAPVKPLPQMMEEDVIPSLKAIFEAQDDISELELSFHDNRLEGSFLKEGKPYYFWAFFPSGVLTGPKGFSLSSYGSEASTVEPFLIDEKKITANHVVFWVEKRLAAQGIIPVWKDQ encoded by the exons ATGATTACATTTGAAGACACAACACTACAGAGCTTCACGGCAACTCTAGAACTG AAGGTATGTAAATTTGTAACCTATCACAAAGACATCATCGCCTGCTCTACTCTGCAAGAATCATCTACTTCTACAG TGACTGCAGAAACAAAGGAGGTGAAGACAGCCCCAAAACAAGCTCCAGCAAAGGCCAAACCTCCAGCAAAAGCTCCGGTCAAGCCTCTTCCTCAGATGATGGAGGAAGATGTCATCCCTTCACTGAAAGCCATATTCGAAGCTCAAGATGATATTTCTGAACTTGAACTATCTTTCCATGACAACAGG TTGGAAGGTTCCTTTCTAAAGGAGGGCAAGCCTTATTACTTTTGGGCATTCTTCCCTAGTGGAGTCCTCACAG GTCCAAAAGGGTTTTCTCTGTCATCCTATGGCTCGGAAGCAAGCACAGTTGAGCCCTTTCTCATTGATGAGAAGAAAATTACAGCGAACCACGTTGTCTTTTGGGTTGAAAAACGTTTGGCAGCCCAAGGAATCATTCCTGTGTGGAAAGATCAATAA
- the LOC122293006 gene encoding uncharacterized protein LOC122293006 isoform X3 produces MQMAMMLGRGGGGAIGVSSFPSSSSCSSSSSSSSCFMQNAKPTSLSTLPLKVCKFVTYHKDIIACSTLQESSTSTETKEVKTAPKQAPAKAKPPAKAPVKPLPQMMEEDVIPSLKAIFEAQDDISELELSFHDNRLEGSFLKEGKPYYFWAFFPSGVLTGPKGFSLSSYGSEASTVEPFLIDEKKITANHVVFWVEKRLAAQGIIPVWKDQ; encoded by the exons ATGCAAATGGCAATGATGCtgggaagaggaggaggaggagcaaTTGGGGTTTCAAGCTTTCCATCTTCGTCTtcatgttcttcttcttcttcctcctcctcatgTTTCATGCAAAATGCCAAGCCTACCTCGTTATCCACCCTCCCTTTG AAGGTATGTAAATTTGTAACCTATCACAAAGACATCATCGCCTGCTCTACTCTGCAAGAATCATCTACTTCTACAG AAACAAAGGAGGTGAAGACAGCCCCAAAACAAGCTCCAGCAAAGGCCAAACCTCCAGCAAAAGCTCCGGTCAAGCCTCTTCCTCAGATGATGGAGGAAGATGTCATCCCTTCACTGAAAGCCATATTCGAAGCTCAAGATGATATTTCTGAACTTGAACTATCTTTCCATGACAACAGG TTGGAAGGTTCCTTTCTAAAGGAGGGCAAGCCTTATTACTTTTGGGCATTCTTCCCTAGTGGAGTCCTCACAG GTCCAAAAGGGTTTTCTCTGTCATCCTATGGCTCGGAAGCAAGCACAGTTGAGCCCTTTCTCATTGATGAGAAGAAAATTACAGCGAACCACGTTGTCTTTTGGGTTGAAAAACGTTTGGCAGCCCAAGGAATCATTCCTGTGTGGAAAGATCAATAA
- the LOC122293004 gene encoding serine carboxypeptidase-like 20 produces the protein MAETSLIIYKVFLCFFFGFVVLIQSAPQTALITKIPGIAETLPSKHYSGYVTIDQSHGKNLFYYFVESERNSTKDPVVLWLNGGPGCSSFDGFVYEHGPFNFEAAKTNGSLPQLHLNPYSWSKVSNIIYLDSPAGVGFSYSSNRTDYKTGDLKTASDTHTFLLKWFELYPEFLPNPFFIAGESYAGIYVPTLANEVVKGIDAGIKPILNFKGYMVGNGVSDDKFDGNALVPFAHGMGLISDELFEEVNSECKGNYYNPPLTDPCQSKLGKVDEDLEGLNIYDILEPCYHSPEIREVTTASIKLPSSFRRLGETERPLAVRKRMFGRAWPLRAPVRHGIVPTWPQLANSNSVPCTDDEVATSWLNDQAVRKAIHAEEESVVGSWDLCTDQITYYHDAGSMIPYHKNLTSRGYRALIYSGDHDMCVPYTGSQAWTRSIGYKIVDEWRAWISNGQVAGYTQGYENNLTFLTIKGAGHTVPEYKPKEALDFYSRFLAGEPI, from the exons ATGGCAGAAACTAGTCTTATCATCTACAAGGTCTTTCTGTGCTTCTTCTTCGGCTTCGTAGTTCTCATCCAGTCCGCCCCCCAGACTGCTCTTATTACAAAGATTCCTGGCATCGCCGAAACTCTCCCTTCCAAACACTACTCTGG GTATGTGACGATCGATCAAAGTCATGGTAAGAATCTGTTTTACTATTTCGTGGAATCCGAAAGGAACTCGACAAAGGATCCGGTGGTTCTATGGCTTAACGGCGGACCAGGTTGTTCCAGCTTCGACGGCTTTGTATACGAGCACG GCCCATTTAATTTTGAAGCAGCAAAGACAAATGGAAGCCTTCCCCAACTGCACCTCAATCCATACAGTTGGTCGAAG GTTTCCAACATCATATATTTGGATTCTCCGGCTGGTGTTGGGTTTTCATACTCTAGTAATCGAACAGATTATAAAACTGGTGACCTAAAGACAGCCTCTGATACACATACGTTTCTCCTCAAG TGGTTTGAGTTGTACCCGGAGTTCCTCCCCAACCCATTTTTTATTGCTGGAGAGTCATATGCAGGAATATATGTGCCGACTCTAGCTAATGAAGTAGTGAAAG gGATCGATGCTGGTATAAAGCCCATTCTCAATTTCAAG GGTTACATGGTGGGAAACGGAGTTTCAGATGATAAGTTTGATGGGAACGCTCTTGTTCCATTTGCACATGGGATGGGCCTGATCTCTGATGAACTATTTGAG GAAGTTAACAGTGAGTGTAAAGGAAACTACTATAATCCACCACTTACTGACCCTTGTCAAAGCAAGCTTGGAAAAGTTGACGAG GACTTGGAAGGCTTAAACATATACGACATTTTAGAACCATGCTATCACAGCCCAGAGATAAGGGAGGTTACAACTGCTAGCATTAAGTTGCCATCCAGCTTCCGCCGACTAGGCGAGACTGAGAGGCCTCTTGCTGTGAGGAAGAGGATGTTTGGTCGTGCCTGGCCTCTTAGAGCTCCTGTGAGACATGGAATTGTTCCAACTTGGCCACAGCTTGCCAATAGCAACAGTGTTCCATGCACG gatgatGAAGTTGCAACTTCATGGTTGAATGATCAAGCAGTCAGGAAAGCTATTCATGCAGAAGAG GAAAGCGTGGTGGGTAGTTGGGACTTATGTACAGACCAAATCACATATTATCATGATGCTGGAAGCATGATCCCGTACCACAAGAACCTTACCTCCAGAGGATATCGAGCACTTATATACAG CGGTGATCATGATATGTGTGTTCCATACACTGGGAGTCAGGCATGGACCAGATCAATTGGATATAAGATTGTGGATGAATGGAGGGCCTGGATTTCCAATGGACAAGTTGCTGG TTATACACAAGGGTATGAGAACAACCTCACCTTTTTAACCATAAAG GGAGCTGGACATACTGTTCCAGAATACAAACCAAAAGAGGCATTAGATTTTTATAGCCGGTTTTTGGCTGGAGAACCAATATGA